The Toxorhynchites rutilus septentrionalis strain SRP chromosome 3, ASM2978413v1, whole genome shotgun sequence genome includes a region encoding these proteins:
- the LOC129773631 gene encoding uncharacterized protein K02A2.6-like — translation MGRNVFVFKIGGVEVPMIIDSGADVNIINREIWNQMKEAGVKVENMSTTIDRNLMAYASAQPMDISGMFMAEIEAGRKDFAKFYVVENGQQCLLGDQTAKNLKVLKVGFNVGAVKDQKLEPFPKSPMVPVTKDSGEIRLCIDMRQANRAVLRETHPFPLVDELLSSMNRAVRFSKIDIKDAYHQVEISETSKPITTFITKHGLFRYQRLMFGVSCAPELFQKVMESVVAGLDGVIVYLDDVVVHGKTQQEHTERLMAVLQRLDEYGVLLNDKKCVYNVRSLEFLGHILSVDGIHPTESRVDLIQRLREPRNVSELRSFLGLVCYVGRFIPDLASRTDSLRKLLRLGVRFQWTEKERNDFEAIKTAICNIDYLGFFNPKDRTKLIADASPTGLGAVLLQEDANERWVLRLQAYNYDIEHIPGSANIADALSRLTVNSPEQFDEGGQIYVRNVAEQAVPVALTFQEITNETRNDETIQAVVKALDLALKEEFPKVYRPFETELCSVDGILLRGNRLVIPVSLRDRVIELAHEAHPGFATMKRRLRQKVWWPLMDKAVENCVKRCKQCTLVSSLGVPEPLQRTKMPVKPWIDIAVDFMGPLPSGHNLLVIVDYFSSFIEVIVMKQITAKHTVQALHESFCRFGVPETMKADNGPQFISEELTMYCREYGIQLRRTNPYWPQTNGEVERANKTILKHLKISQESGSVDWIWDLRTFLLMYNSTPHATTGAARSVLMFGRALRDKLPSVDHRRVPMDEEGIQDRDWTNKLKDAEYCNARRHTKPTELREGDIVVSKRMCKTNKLSTTFAPEEFQITKLTGSDATLSSTDSNRIIHRNVAHLKPLMKNTASEEADARRPENGDGATSQEFQGNELSGSSLPKDPNQRPSRSLRVPVYLKDYHTV, via the exons ATGGGGCGGAACGTATTCGTGTTCAAGATAGGTGGAGTGGAGGTACCGATGATCATCGATTCGGGCGCGGATGTCAATATCATTAATCGAGAGATTTGGAATCAAATGAAGGAAGCAGGAGTAAAGGTAGAAAACATGTCCACCACAATCGATCGAAATTTGATGGCGTATGCATCTGCACAACCCATGGATATTTCTGGAATGTTTATGGCGGAGATTGAAGCAGGAAGGAAGGATTTCGCAAAGTTCTACGTGGTCGAAAATGGTCAACAGTGTTTACTGGGAGATCAAACAGCTAAAAATCTCAAAGTTCTAAAAGTAGGATTCAACGTAGGAGCAGTGAAGGATCAGAAACTAGAGCCATTCCCAAAGTCTCCAATGGTCCCAGTCACCAAAGATTCGGGAGAGATTCGCCTATGCATTGACATGCGTCAGGCAAACAGAGCGGTTTTAAGGGAGACGCACCCATTTCCTCTGGTGGATGAACTACTAAGCTCAATGAATAGAGCAGTGCGTTTTTCTAAAATAGACATCAAAGATGCTTACCATCAGGTGGAAATTTCCGAGACATCCAAGCCTATTACTACTTTCATCACGAAACATGGTCTATTCAG GTACCAACGTCTAATGTTTGGTGTTAGTTGTGCACCAGAACTGTTCCAGAAGGTGATGGAATCTGTAGTTGCTGGACTGGACGGGGTAATCGTGTATCTTGACGATGTTGTTGTTCATGGGAAAACTCAGCAAGAACATACCGAAAGATTAATGGCTGTTTTACAGAGGTTGGACGAATATGGAGTGCTGCTGAATGATAAAAAGTGCGTGTATAACGTGAGGTCCCTGGAATTTCTTGGCCATATACTTTCTGTTGATGGCATCCATCCAACAGAGAGCAGGGTAGACCTAATTCAGAGATTGAGAGAGCCACGAAATGTGTCCGAGTTGAGAAGTTTCCTAGGGTTGGTCTGTTACGTCGGCCGTTTTATTCCAGATTTGGCTTCAAGAACTGATTCTCTAAGAAAGCTTCTTCGGTTAGGCGTTCGCTTCCAATGGACAGAAAAAGAAAGGAATGACTTTGAAGCAATTAAGACCGCTATCTGTAACATCGACTATCTGGGCTTTTTCAATCCCAAAGATCGTACGAAACTTATTGCAGATGCCAGCCCAACGGGGCTCGGAGCAGTTTTACTGCAGGAAGATGCGAATG AACGATGGGTCCTTCGACTACAGGCTTACAATTACGATATAGAACATATACCTGGCTCAGCGAATATTGCGGATGCCCTTTCCCGGCTAACAGTAAACTCTCCGGAACAATTCGATGAAGGTGGTCAAATATACGTACGAAATGTTGCCGAACAAGCGGTGCCAGTTGCACTAACTTTTCAAGAAATCACAAATGAGACCAGAAATGATGAAACTATCCAGGCAGTGGTCAAGGCTCTTGATTTAGCCCTGAAGGAAGAGTTTCCGAAGGTATACAGACCTTTTGAGACTGAACTATGCAGTGTTGATGGAATACTACTCAGAGGTAACCGACTCGTTATCCCAGTATCACTGAGAGATCGCGTGATAGAACTAGCTCACGAAGCACACCCCGGGTTTGCGACAATGAAGCGTCGTTTGCGGCAAAAGGTATGGTGGCCATTGATGGATAAAGCTGTGGAAAACTGTGTGAAACGATGCAAACAATGTACGTTGGTCTCTTCACTGGGAGTTCCAGAACCACTTCAGAGAACTAAAATGCCCGTAAAACCGTGGATCGACATAGCTGTGGATTTCATGGGCCCATTGCCATCTGGTCACAATCTCTTAGTTATAGTCGACTATTTTAGCAGTTTCATCGAAGTCATAGTGATGAAGCAGATCACTGCCAAGCACACTGTCCAAGCTCTTCATGAGTCCTTCTGTAGATTCGGTGTTCCAGAGACAATGAAGGCGGATAATGGTCCACAATTTATAAGTGAGGAGTTAACAATGTACTGTCGCGAATATGGCATCCAGTTGCGTAGGACAAATCCTTATTGGCCTCAGACCAATGGAGAGGTTGAGCGAGCGAATAAAACTATCcttaaacatttaaaaataagccAGGAATCTGGGAGTGTGGACTGGATCTGGGATTTACGCACTTTCCTACTAATGTACAATTCTACACCTCACGCAACAACCGGAGCAGCGCGGTCCGTTTTAATGTTTGGGCGAGCCTTACGCGACAAACTTCCAAGCGTCGATCACAGACGGGTCCCAATGGATGAGGAGGGGATTCAGGATAGAGATTGGACGAATAAACTCAAAGACGCAGAGTACTGCAATGCTCGCCGCCATACAAAACCCACAGAACTCAGAGAGGGGGACATAGTGGTCTCTAAACGAATGTGTAAGACGAATAAGCTATCAACAACTTTTGCTCCTGAAGAGTTCCAGATTACTAAATTGACTGGTTCAGACGCAACACTTAGTTCAACGGACTCAAATCGTATCATTCATCGCAACGTAGCTCATCTGAAGCCCCTGATGAAGAACACAGCGTCGGAGGAAGCAGATGCCAGGAGACCAGAAAATGGAGATGGTGCTACATCACAAGAGTTTCAGGGCAATGAACTTTCAGGCTCTTCTCTACCGAAGGACCCAAATCAACGCCCCTCAAGATCACTACGGGTTCCAGTATATTTGAAAGATTATCATACCGTTTAA